GGATGAACAGCACCCGCTTGGCCAGCCAGTGCTGGACGAAGAAGTGACCGAGCAGCAGCAGGCCGGAGGCCATCACGGCGCCGAGCAGCGCGGAGACCGCCGCCTCCGCGATGAACGGCATCTGCACGTAGAAGTTGGAGGCGCCGACCAGGCGCATGATCCCGGTCTCGCGCCGTCGGCTGAAGGCGGAGACGCGGACGGTGTTGACGATCAGCAGCAGTGCCACGAAGAGCATCAGCACCATGATCACGAACGCGGCCGTCTGCAGGCCGTTCAGCAGGCCGAACAGGTTCTCCAGGATCCGCCGCTGGTCGTCGACGGACTTCACGCCCGGCTTGCCGGCGAAGGCGCTCTGGATCACGTCGTACTTGGTCGGGTCGTTCAGCTTCACCCGCCAGGACTGGGGCATCGCCTCCGGACCGACCGCCGCGAGCAGCGGGTTGTCCGGGTTCGACTCCTTCCAGTGCTTGTACGCCTCCTGGGAGGTCTCCAGGGTCGCCTTCTGGACCAGCGTGGTCATCTTGTCGAGGGTGACCTTGACGTCCTGGATCTGCTGCTGGGTCGCGGCACCCGACGCGCACTGGGCCGAGGCCGGTGCGTCGAACTTGGTGCAGAAGGAGATGCTGACCTCGACCTTGTCGTACCAGTAGCCCTTCATCGAGTTGACCTGGTCGCGGACCAGGAGGCTGCCACCGGCGAGGGCGAGGGAGAGCGCGACACTGACGATCACGGCGATGGTCATCGTCAGGTTGCGGCGGAGACCGACTCCGATCTCCGACAGGACGAACTGGGCGCGCATGCTTCTCTCAATCCAGGGGTCGATGCAGGCAGGGGCGGACAGGCGGTGCGGCGGGCACGGTGCCGGCTAGCTCTGGTAGCCGTACACACCGCGGGCCTGGTCGCGGACCAGCAGCCCCTTGTCGAGCTCGATCACGCGCTTGCGCATCTGGTCGACGATGGCCTGGTCGTGGGTGGCCATCAGCACCGTGGTGCCGGTGCGGTTGATGCGGTCGAGGAGCTTCATGATGCCGACCGAGTTCTGCGGGTCGAGGTTTCCGGTCGGCTCGTCCGCGATCAGCAGCATCGGACGGTTCACGAAGGCCCGGGCGATCGCGACGCGCTGCTGCTCACCACCGGAGAGCTCACCGGGCATCCGGTCCTCCTTGCCGCCGAGGCCGACCAGGTCGAGCACCTCGGGCACCACCTTGGCGATGGCGCTCTTCGGCTTGCCGATGACCTCCAGGGCGAACGCCACGTTCTGCGCCACGGTCTTGTTCGGCAGCAGGCGGAAGTCCTGGAAGACCGTGCCCAACTGGCGCCGCATGTGCGGCACCTTCCAGTTGGAGAGCTTGCCGAGGTCCTTGCCGAGCACGTGGACGGCGCCCACGCTCGGCCGCTCCTCCCGCAGGCACAGCCGCAGGAAGGTGGACTTGCCCGAGCCGGAGGACCCGACCAGGAAGACGAACTCGCCCTTCTCGATCTCCAGCGAGACGTTGTCCAGGGCAGGACGGTTCTGCTTGGGATAGGTCTTGGAGACGTTGTCGAATCTGATCACGGCTGCATCACGGAGGCCATCCTAGGTGGAGCCGCCCACTGCCCCTGGCCGGGCGGCGGCGGTAGGAACGGCATCCTCCCCCACCGCTCCAGGTCATGGGACCATACGCGAAGCCGACGCCGACCCGCAGTGGCCGGTCGGGTACTGACCGTGGTTTCGGCAGCTTTTGATCCGATCTGTCACCAAAACGACCGGGCCGCAGATGCGATCTATCTCACAGTCGTACCGGTGAAGCCCTGCGCTGCGGGCGCCGAGCGCCTCCGAACCTGGCACAGTGGAGAGACGAGCGGAACCATCGGCCCGTCCGGTGCGTTTGCAGTGACAGCAAGGAGGAGATCGCATGACCTGCGACCATCTGGTGTGCGCCAACTGCAACGGCCGCGTGAGCGACGGCCGGTGCCCGGTGTGCCGTGCCAACCGTGCCCGCCTGCGCGAGCAGCAGGGGCCGTTCGCCGCGCTGAGCCCGGCCACGCTACTGGCGCTGATCGCGGCACTGTTCGCGGTGGCACTCATCGCCCGGCAGGCCCTGGCCTGACCGTCCCCCCAGACGCCCGAAGGGCCCCGGAGCCGAA
The Kitasatospora paranensis genome window above contains:
- the ftsE gene encoding cell division ATP-binding protein FtsE; this translates as MIRFDNVSKTYPKQNRPALDNVSLEIEKGEFVFLVGSSGSGKSTFLRLCLREERPSVGAVHVLGKDLGKLSNWKVPHMRRQLGTVFQDFRLLPNKTVAQNVAFALEVIGKPKSAIAKVVPEVLDLVGLGGKEDRMPGELSGGEQQRVAIARAFVNRPMLLIADEPTGNLDPQNSVGIMKLLDRINRTGTTVLMATHDQAIVDQMRKRVIELDKGLLVRDQARGVYGYQS
- the ftsX gene encoding permease-like cell division protein FtsX is translated as MRAQFVLSEIGVGLRRNLTMTIAVIVSVALSLALAGGSLLVRDQVNSMKGYWYDKVEVSISFCTKFDAPASAQCASGAATQQQIQDVKVTLDKMTTLVQKATLETSQEAYKHWKESNPDNPLLAAVGPEAMPQSWRVKLNDPTKYDVIQSAFAGKPGVKSVDDQRRILENLFGLLNGLQTAAFVIMVLMLFVALLLIVNTVRVSAFSRRRETGIMRLVGASNFYVQMPFIAEAAVSALLGAVMASGLLLLGHFFVQHWLAKRVLFIQFIGLSSVLTVIPLLVVVGMAMAGVAAFFTLRKYLKV